From the Saimiri boliviensis isolate mSaiBol1 chromosome X, mSaiBol1.pri, whole genome shotgun sequence genome, one window contains:
- the TEX13A gene encoding testis-expressed protein 13A: MALRPEDPSSGFRHGNVVAFINEKMARHPKGPEFYLENISLSWEEVEDKLRAILENREVPSEVKEACTWGSLALAVHFAHRQAELQNRRVQWLHSFAKLHKSAAQALVSDLTKLRAQQETEREEAASQLRMAQSRLAEVQKERDKGLASPHEWEQAAGGPGLATARAVCTEGAGEEEEEVAVAAAGAAGGKGGEEKQRDVETVTASVEAIAPPVEAGASPMEAESPPLEAGVASMETTQELERIILQFLGDAEQESYTYWGKSEGDLRSSETAMPFFSETMKPRSTASPEPLAVQLPASFTYSYSSPLSTFSAIPTISPPPATASVPPQMPSDWGAFGSSLWSDVGGHRIDPQEHPRDKKDSEPHQQRRLPVYRRPGDWDCPWCKAVNFSRRDTCFHCGRGIWLQKPQ; this comes from the exons ATGGCCTTGAGACCTGAGGACCCCAGTAGTGGGTTCCGGCACGGCAACGTGGTGGCATTCATCAACGAGAAGATGGCCAGACACCCGAAAGGCCCCGAGTTCTATCTCGAGAATATATCCTTATCCTGGGAGGAGGTGGAAGACAAGCTCAGGGCCATCCTGGAGAACCGCGAGGTGCCCAGCGAGGTCAAAGAGGCCTGCACCTGGGGCAGCCTGGCCTTGGCGGTGCACTTCGCCCATAGGCAGGCAGAGTTACAAAACCGCAGGGTGCAGTGGCTACACAGTTTCGCCAAACTGCACAAATCAGCCGCACAGGCCTTGGTGTCAGACCTGACGAAGCTCAGGGCGCAGCAGGAGACAGAACGCGAGGAGGCGGCCTCCCAACTAAGAATGGCCCAGTCCAGGCTCGCGGAGGTGCAGAAAGAGCGAGACA AGGGGCTGGCGTCTCCCCATGAGTGGGAGCAGGCGGCCGGGGGGCCAGGCCTGGCCACTGCCAGAGCAGTTTGCACAGAAGGAGCaggtgaggaggaagaagaggtggCGGTGGCTGCTGCTGGTGCCgctggaggaaaaggaggagaagaaaagcagagggatGTGGAGACTGTGACTGCCTCTGTGGAGGCCATAGCTCCCCCTGTGGAG GCTGGGGCTTCCCCCATGGAGGCTGAGTCCCCCCCTCTGGAGGCTGGGGTTGCCTCCATGGAGACCACACAGGAGCTGGAGAGAATTATCCTGCAGTTCCTCGGAGATGCTGAGCAGGAAAGTTACACCTACTGGGGGAAGAGTGAGGGAGATCTTAGGTCCAGCGAAACAGCCATGCCTTTCTTCTCTGAAACCATGAAGCCCAGATCCACAGCCTCACCAGAACCTCTTGCTGTCCAGCTCCCTGCCTCATTCACATACTCATACTCAAGCCCTTTGTCCACCTTCTCAGCCATACCCACTATATCCCCTCCACCAGCAACAGCATCAGTTCCACCTCAGATGCCTTCCGACTGGGGGGCCTTTGGTTCTAGCCTGTGGTCTGATGTGGGGGGCCACAGAATAGACCCTCAAGAGCATCCAAGAGACAAGAAAGACTCCGAACCCCATCAGCAAAGAAGACTTCCAGTATATCGCAGGCCTGGTGATTGGGACTGCCCTTGGTGTAAAGCTGTGAATTTTTCACGGAGGGATACTTGCTTCCACTGTGGGAGGGGAATCTGGCTACAAAAACCCCAGTGA